From one Saccharomyces cerevisiae S288C chromosome XVI, complete sequence genomic stretch:
- the PEP4 gene encoding proteinase A (Vacuolar aspartyl protease (proteinase A); required for post-translational precursor maturation of vacuolar proteinases; important for protein turnover after oxidative damage; plays a protective role in acetic acid induced apoptosis; synthesized as a zymogen, self-activates; targeted to vacuole via Vps10p-dependent endosomal vacuolar protein sorting pathway), protein MFSLKALLPLALLLVSANQVAAKVHKAKIYKHELSDEMKEVTFEQHLAHLGQKYLTQFEKANPEVVFSREHPFFTEGGHDVPLTNYLNAQYYTDITLGTPPQNFKVILDTGSSNLWVPSNECGSLACFLHSKYDHEASSSYKANGTEFAIQYGTGSLEGYISQDTLSIGDLTIPKQDFAEATSEPGLTFAFGKFDGILGLGYDTISVDKVVPPFYNAIQQDLLDEKRFAFYLGDTSKDTENGGEATFGGIDESKFKGDITWLPVRRKAYWEVKFEGIGLGDEYAELESHGAAIDTGTSLITLPSGLAEMINAEIGAKKGWTGQYTLDCNTRDNLPDLIFNFNGYNFTIGPYDYTLEVSGSCISAITPMDFPEPVGPLAIVGDAFLRKYYSIYDLGNNAVGLAKAI, encoded by the coding sequence ATGTTCAGCTTGAAAGCATTATTGCCATTGGCCTTGTTGTTGGTCAGCGCCAACCAAGTTGCTGCAAAAGTCCACAAGGCTAAAATTTATAAACACGAGTTGTCCGATGAGATGAAAGAAGTCACTTTCGAGCAACATTTAGCTCATTTAGGCCAAAAGTACTTGACTCAATTTGAGAAAGCTAACCCCGAAGTTGTTTTTTCTAGGGAGCATCCTTTCTTCACTGAAGGTGGTCACGATGTTCCATTGACAAATTACTTGAACGCACAATATTACACTGACATTACTTTGGGTACTCCACCTCAAAACTTCAAGGTTATTTTGGATACTGGTTCTTCAAACCTTTGGGTTCCAAGTAACGAATGTGGTTCCTTGGCTTGTTTCCTACATTCTAAATACGATCATGAAGCTTCATCAAGCTACAAAGCTAATGGTACTGAATTTGCCATTCAATATGGTACTGGTTCTTTGGAAGGTTACATTTCTCAAGACACTTTGTCCATCGGGGATTTGACCATTCCAAAACAAGACTTCGCTGAGGCTACCAGCGAGCCGGGCTTAACATTTGCATTTGGCAAGTTCGATGGTATTTTGGGTTTGGGTTACGATACCATTTCTGTTGATAAGGTGGTCCCTCCATTTTACAACGCCATTCAACAAGATTTGTTGGACGAAAAGAGATTTGCCTTTTATTTGGGAGACACTTCAAAGGATACTGAAAATGGCGGTGAAGCCACCTTTGGTGGTATTGACGAGTCTAAGTTCAAGGGCGATATCACTTGGTTACCTGTTCGTCGTAAGGCTTACTGGGAAGTCAAGTTTGAAGGTATCGGTTTAGGCGACGAGTACGCCGAATTGGAGAGCCATGGTGCCGCCATCGATACTGGTACTTCTTTGATTACCTTGCCATCAGGATTAGCTGAAATGATTAATGCTGAAATTGGGGCCAAGAAGGGTTGGACCGGTCAATATACTCTAGACTGTAACACCAGAGACAATCTACCTGATCTAATTTTCAACTTCAATGGCTACAACTTCACTATTGGGCCATACGATTACACGCTTGAAGTTTCAGGCTCCTGTATCTCTGCAATTACACCAATGGATTTCCCAGAACCTGTTGGCCCACTGGCCATCGTTGGTGATGCCTTCTTGCGTAAATACTATTCTATTTACGATTTGGGCAACAATGCGGTTGGTTTGGCCAAAGCAATTTGA
- the RAD53 gene encoding serine/threonine/tyrosine protein kinase RAD53 (DNA damage response kinase; signal transduction pathway component required for DNA damage and replication checkpoints, promoting cell cycle arrest and DNA repair; role in initiation of DNA replication; inhibits gene gating through NPC protein phosphorylation, to promote fork stability; activates downstream kinase Dun1p; senses mtDNA depletion and mitochondrial ROS; relocalizes to cytosol under hypoxia; contains two FHA domains; human homolog CHEK2 implicated in breast cancer complements the null), which translates to MENITQPTQQSTQATQRFLIEKFSQEQIGENIVCRVICTTGQIPIRDLSADISQVLKEKRSIKKVWTFGRNPACDYHLGNISRLSNKHFQILLGEDGNLLLNDISTNGTWLNGQKVEKNSNQLLSQGDEITVGVGVESDILSLVIFINDKFKQCLEQNKVDRIRSNLKNTSKIASPGLTSSTASSMVANKTGIFKDFSIIDEVVGQGAFATVKKAIERTTGKTFAVKIISKRKVIGNMDGVTRELEVLQKLNHPRIVRLKGFYEDTESYYMVMEFVSGGDLMDFVAAHGAVGEDAGREISRQILTAIKYIHSMGISHRDLKPDNILIEQDDPVLVKITDFGLAKVQGNGSFMKTFCGTLAYVAPEVIRGKDTSVSPDEYEERNEYSSLVDMWSMGCLVYVILTGHLPFSGSTQDQLYKQIGRGSYHEGPLKDFRISEEARDFIDSLLQVDPNNRSTAAKALNHPWIKMSPLGSQSYGDFSQISLSQSLSQQKLLENMDDAQYEFVKAQRKLQMEQQLQEQDQEDQDGKIQGFKIPAHAPIRYTQPKSIEAETREQKLLHSNNTENVKSSKKKGNGRFLTLKPLPDSIIQESLEIQQGVNPFFIGRSEDCNCKIEDNRLSRVHCFIFKKRHAVGKSMYESPAQGLDDIWYCHTGTNVSYLNNNRMIQGTKFLLQDGDEIKIIWDKNNKFVIGFKVEINDTTGLFNEGLGMLQEQRVVLKQTAEEKDLVKKLTQMMAAQRANQPSASSSSMSAKKPPVSDTNNNGNNSVLNDLVESPINANTGNILKRIHSVSLSQSQIDPSKKVKRAKLDQTSKGPENLQFS; encoded by the coding sequence atggaaaatattaCACAACCCACACAGCAATCCACGCAGGCTACTCAAAGGTTTTTGATTGAGAAGTTTTCTCAAGAACAGATCGGCGAAAACATTGTGTGCAGGGTCATTTGTACCACGGGTCAAATTCCCATCCGAGATTTGTCAGCTGATATTTCACAAGTGCTTAAGGAAAAACGATCCATAAAGAAAGTTTGGACATTTGGTAGAAACCCAGCCTGTGACTATCATTTAGGAAACATTTCAAGACTGTCAAATAAGCATTTCCAAATACTACTAGGAGAAGACGGTAACCTTTTATTGAATGACATTTCCACTAATGGGACCTGGTTAAATGGGCAAAAAGTCGAGAAGAACAGCAATCAGTTACTGTCTCAAGGTGATGAAATAACCGTTGGTGTAGGCGTGGAATCAGATATTTTATCTCTGGTCATTTTCATAAACGACAAATTTAAGCAGTGCCTCGAGCAGAACAAAGTTGATCGCATAAGATCTAACCTGAAAAATACCTCTAAAATAGCTTCTCCTGGTCTTACATCATCTACTGCATCATCAATGGTGGCCAACAAGACTGGTATTTTTAAGGATTTTTCGATTATTGACGAAGTGGTGGGCCAGGGTGCATTTGCCACAGTAAAGAAAGCCATTGAAAGAACTACTGGGAAAACATTCGCGGTGAAGATTATAAGTAAACGCAAAGTAATAGGCAATATGGATGGTGTGACAAGAGAGTTAGAAGTATTGCAAAAGCTCAATCATCCAAGGATAGTACGATTGAAAGGATTTTATGAAGATACTGAGAGTTATTATATGGTGATGGAGTTCGTTTCTGGTGGTGACTTAATGGATTTTGTTGCTGCTCATGGTGCGGTTGGAGAAGATGCTGGGAGGGAGATATCCAGGCAGATACTCACAGCAATAAAATACATTCACTCTATGGGCATCAGCCATCGTGACCTAAAGCCCGATAATATTCTTATTGAACAAGACGATCCTGTATTGGTAAAGATAACCGACTTTGGTCTGGCAAAAGTACAAGGAAATGGGTCTTTTATGAAAACCTTCTGTGGCACTTTGGCATATGTGGCACCTGAAGTCATCAGAGGTAAAGATACATCCGTATCTCCTGATGAATACGAAGAAAGGAATGAGTACTCTTCGTTAGTGGATATGTGGTCAATGGGATGTCTTGTGTATGTTATCCTAACGGGCCACTTACCTTTTAGTGGTAGCACACAGGACCAATTATATAAACAGATTGGAAGAGGCTCATATCATGAAGGGCCCCTCAAAGATTTCCGGATATCTGAAGAAGCAAGAGATTTCATAGATTCATTGTTACAGGTGGATCCAAATAATAGGTCGACAGCTGCAAAAGCCTTGAATCATCCCTGGATCAAGATGAGTCCATTGGGCTCACAATCATATGGTGATTTTTCACAAATATCCTTATCACAATCGTTGTCGCAGCAGAAATTATTAGAAAATATGGACGATGCTCAATACGAATTTGTCAAAGCGCAAAGGAAATTACAAATGGAGCAACAACTTCAAGAACAGGATCAGGAAGACCAAGatggaaaaattcaaggATTTAAAATACCCGCACACGCCCCTATTCGATATACACAGCCCAAAAGCATTGAAGCAGAAACTAGAGAACAAAAACTTTTACATTCCAATAATACTGAGAATGTCAAGAgctcaaagaaaaagggtAATGGTAGGTTTTTAACTTTAAAACCATTGCCTGACAGCATTATTCAAGAAAGCCTGGAGATTCAGCAAGGTGTGAATCCATTTTTCATTGGTAGATCCGAGGATTGCAATTGTAAAATTGAAGACAATAGGTTGTCTCGAGTTCATtgcttcattttcaaaaagaggCATGCTGTAGGCAAAAGCATGTATGAATCTCCGGCACAAGGTTTAGATGATATTTGGTATTGCCACACCGGAACTAACGTGAGCTATTTAAATAATAACCGCATGATACAGGGTACGAAATTCCTTTTACAAGACGGAGATGAAATCAAGATCATTTGGgataaaaacaataaattTGTCATTGGCTTTAAAGTGGAAATTAACGATACTACAGGTCTGTTTAACGAGGGATTAGGTATGTTACAAGAACAAAGAGTAGTACTTAAGCAAACAGccgaagaaaaagatttgGTGAAAAAGTTAACCCAGATGATGGCAGCTCAACGTGCAAATCAACCCTCggcttcttcttcatcaatgtCGGCTAAGAAGCCGCCAGTTAGCGATACAAATAATAACGGCAATAATTCGGTACTAAACGACTTGGTAGAGTCACCGATTAATGCGAATACGGGGAACATTTTGAAGAGAATACATTCGGTAAGTTTATCGCAATCACAAATTGATCCTAGTAAGAAGGTTAAAAGGGCAAAATTGGACCAAACCTCAAAAGGCCCCGAGAATTTGCAATTTTCGTAA
- a CDS encoding uncharacterized protein (hypothetical protein; identified by gene-trapping, microarray-based expression analysis, and genome-wide homology searching), giving the protein MMVHLTLKSHLIKEELLWHALSPSYSCRYHGR; this is encoded by the coding sequence ATGATGGTTCACCTCACGCTGAAATCTCATCTAATAAAGGAAGAATTACTTTGGCATGCTTTATCTCCGTCCTATAGTTGCCGATACCACGGTAGATAA
- the RRD2 gene encoding peptidylprolyl isomerase RRD2 (Peptidyl-prolyl cis/trans-isomerase; also activates the phosphotyrosyl phosphatase activity of protein phosphatase 2A (PP2A); regulates G1 phase progression, the osmoresponse, microtubule dynamics; subunit of the Tap42p-Pph21p-Rrd2p complex; protein abundance increases in response to DNA replication stress), with protein MLPEKRLLTPDDMKLWEESPTRAHFTKFIIDLAESVKGHENSQYKEPISESINSMMNLLSQIKDITQKHPVIKDADSSRFGKVEFRDFYDEVSRNSRKILRSEFPSLTDEQLEQLSIYLDESWGNKRRIDYGSGHELNFMCLLYGLYSYGIFNLSNDSTNLVLKVFIEYLKIMRILETKYWLEPAGSHGVWGLDDYHFLPFLFGAFQLTTHKHLKPISIHNNELVEMFAHRYLYFGCIAFINKVKSSASLRWHSPMLDDISGVKTWSKVAEGMIKMYKAEVLSKLPIMQHFYFSEFLPCPDGVSPPRGHIHDGTDKDDECNFEGHVHTTWGDCCGIKLPSAIAATEMNKKHHKPIPFD; from the coding sequence ATGTTGCCAGAAAAGAGACTATTGACTCCAGACGATATGAAACTATGGGAAGAATCCCCAACAAGAGCTCATTTCACTAAATTTATTATAGATTTGGCTGAATCTGTCAAAGGACATGAGAATTCCCAGTACAAAGAACCAATATCGGAGTCAATAAACAGTATGATGAACTTGCTTTCGCAAATAAAAGATATCACTCAGAAGCACCCAGTAATAAAGGATGCAGATAGCTCGAGATTTGGTAAGGTTGAGTTTAGGGACTTTTATGACGAAGTTTCACGGAATTCCAGGAAGATCTTACGTTCCGAATTTCCCTCTCTCACAGATGAGCAGTTGGAACAATTATCGATTTATCTAGATGAATCATGGggaaataaaagaagaattgatTATGGTTCAGGTCATGAATTAAATTTCATGTGTTTACTTTATGGACTCTATAGTTATGGAATATTCAATCTTTCAAACGATTCAACTAACCTCGTGCTGAAAGTTTTTATAGAATACCTTAAAATAATGAGGATACTAGAAACTAAATATTGGCTTGAGCCTGCGGGCTCTCATGGTGTTTGGGGATTAGATGATTATCATTTCCTTCCATTTCTATTTGGTGCCTTCCAATTAACCACCCACAAGCACTTAAAGCCGATATCAATTCACAATAATGAGCTCGTAGAAATGTTCGCTCATCGGTACTTATATTTTGGTTGTATCGCTTTTATTAATAAGGTCAAGTCATCCGCCTCCTTGAGATGGCATTCTCCTATGCTAGATGACATCAGCGGTGTAAAGACTTGGTCAAAAGTTGCTGAAGGGATGATAAAAATGTATAAAGCCGAAGTCCTTAGTAAATTGCCCATCATGCAACATTTTTACTTTAGCGAGTTTTTGCCTTGTCCGGATGGTGTATCTCCACCAAGAGGCCACATACATGATGGGACTGATAAGGATGATGAGTGCAATTTTGAAGGACATGTTCATACTACTTGGGGAGACTGCTGTGGTATAAAGTTACCGAGCGCTATTGCGGCTACTGAgatgaataaaaaacatCATAAACCAATACCTTTTGATTAG
- the PRP46 gene encoding mRNA splicing protein PRP46 (Member of the NineTeen Complex (NTC); this complex contains Prp19p and stabilizes U6 snRNA in catalytic forms of the spliceosome containing U2, U5, and U6 snRNAs) yields the protein MDGNDHKVENLGDVDKFYSRIRWNNQFSYMATLPPHLQSEMEGQKSLLMRYDTYRKESSSFSGEGKKVTLQHVPTDFSEASQAVISKKDHDTHASAFVNKIFQPEVAEELIVNRYEKLLSQRPEWHAPWKLSRVINGHLGWVRCVAIDPVDNEWFITGSNDTTMKVWDLATGKLKTTLAGHVMTVRDVAVSDRHPYLFSVSEDKTVKCWDLEKNQIIRDYYGHLSGVRTVSIHPTLDLIATAGRDSVIKLWDMRTRIPVITLVGHKGPINQVQCTPVDPQVVSSSTDATVRLWDVVAGKTMKVLTHHKRSVRATALHPKEFSVASACTDDIRSWGLAEGSLLTNFESEKTGIINTLSINQDDVLFAGGDNGVLSFYDYKSGHKYQSLATREMVGSLEGERSVLCSTFDKTGLRLITGEADKSIKIWKQDETATKESEPGLAWNPNLSAKRF from the coding sequence ATGGACGGAAATGATCACAAAGTCGAAAATTTAGGAGATGTAGACAAATTTTATTCCAGAATACGCTGGAATAACCAATTTTCATATATGGCCACTCTGCCGCCCCACCTACAAAGCGAAATGGAAGGTCAGAAATCATTGCTAATGCGATATGATACTTATAGGAAGGaaagttcttcttttagTGGTGAAGGCAAGAAAGTTACTCTGCAGCATGTTCCTACAGATTTTTCAGAAGCATCACAAGCAGTGATTAGCAAGAAAGATCACGATACGCATGCATCTGCTTTTGTgaataaaattttccaacCAGAGGTTGCTGAAGAACTTATAGTTAATCGATACGAAAAACTTCTGTCACAAAGGCCGGAATGGCATGCACCCTGGAAACTTTCACGCGTTATCAATGGCCATCTTGGATGGGTACGATGCGTTGCAATCGATCCTGTTGACAACGAATGGTTCATCACCGGAAGTAATGATACGACAATGAAAGTTTGGGATCTTGCAACAGGAAAATTAAAAACTACCTTAGCAGGGCATGTAATGACAGTGAGAGACGTTGCTGTGTCAGATCGACATccttatttattttctgttAGTGAAGATAAGACGGTCAAATGCTGGGACCTAGAGAAAAACCAAATTATTAGAGATTACTATGGACATTTATCGGGGGTTCGTACGGTGAGCATACATCCAACGCTGGATCTCATAGCTACCGCAGGCCGAGATAGCGTTATCAAACTCTGGGATATGAGAACCAGAATACCTGTTATTACACTAGTTGGGCATAAGGGTCCAATCAATCAAGTACAGTGTACTCCAGTAGACCCTCAAGTGGTGAGTTCATCGACTGATGCTACGGTAAGGTTATGGGATGTAGTTGCTGGGAAAACAATGAAAGTTCTAACACATCATAAGAGGTCTGTGAGAGCTACAGCGTTGCATCCTAAGGAGTTTTCGGTGGCTTCTGCGTGTACTGATGACATCAGATCATGGGGATTAGCAGAGGGGTCTTTACTCACCAATTTTGAGTCTGAAAAGACAGGCATAATCAATACTTTAAGCATTAATCAAGATGATGTATTATTCGCTGGCGGTGACAATGGTGTGCTTTCCTTTTATGATTATAAGTCTGGTCACAAATACCAATCGTTGGCCACGAGAGAAATGGTAGGCTCTCTGGAAGGTGAACGGAGTGTTCTTTGTAGCACTTTCGATAAAACAGGTTTAAGATTAATCACTGGAGAAGCAGACAAAAGCATAAAGATTTGGAAACAGGATGAGACGGCTACAAAAGAGTCAGAACCGGGGCTAGCGTGGAACCCCAACTTAAGCGCCAAAAGATTTTAG
- a CDS encoding non-specific serine/threonine protein kinase (Protein kinase of unknown cellular role; binds phosphatidylinositols and cardiolipin in a large-scale study) gives MVNPVGSSKLEQNNIKSIIGSSYNRLYSQFTSDELTEVGNYKILKQIGEGSFGKVYLALHRPTHRKVCLKTSDKNDPNIVREVFYHRQFDFPYITKLYEVIVTESKVWMALEYCPGKELYDHLLSLRRISLLECGELFAQISGAVYYAHSMHCVHRDLKLENILLDKNGNAKLTDFGFTRECMTKTTLETVCGTTVYMAPELIERRTYDGFKIDIWSLGVILYTLITGYLPFDDDDEAKTKWKIVNEEPKYDAKVIPDDARDLISRLLAKNPGERPSLSQVLRHPFLQPYGSVVLDQTQKILCRQRSGGTQFKSKLERRLLKRLKQSGVDTQAIKQSILKKKCDSLSGLWLLLLAQGKKQENCKYPKRSRSVLSVKKVIESATHNDTNGISEDVLKPSLELSRAASLSKMLNKGSDFVTSMTPVSRKKSKDSAKVLNPTLSKISSQRAYSHSIAGSPRKSNNFLQKVSSFFKSKKSSNSNSNNSIHTNVSESLIASNRGAPSSGSFLKKNSGSIQKSRTDTVANPSRTESIGSLNENVAGAIVPRSANNTTLENKKTSGNEIGLKVAPELLLNEHIRIEEPRLKRFKSSISSEISQTSTGNYDSESAENSRSISFDGKVSPPPIRNRPLSEISQISNDTYISEYSTDGNNSSFKISDTIKPSYIRKGSETTSQYSASSEKMTNGYGRKFVRRDLSIVSTASSTSERSSRTDSFYDITTATPVVTTDNRRNKNNNLKESVLPRFGTQRPWTGKRTYTTSRHGKNARRSSKRGLFKITSSNTDSIIQEVSSSEEEDHNVIYSKGKGLPTPVLQTKGLIENGLNERDEEGDDEYAIHTDGEFSIKPQFSDDVIDKQNHLPSVKAVATKRSLSEGSNWSSSYLDSDNNRRRVSSLLVEDGGNPTA, from the coding sequence ATGGTTAATCCTGTTGGATCCTCGAAATTGGAACAAAACAATATAAAAAGCATTATAGGATCATCGTACAATCGACTATACAGCCAATTTACTTCTGATGAGTTGACAGAAGTGGGAAACTACAAGATTTTAAAACAAATAGGTGAAGGaagttttggaaaagtATATTTAGCGCTCCATAGACCAACACATCGTAAAGTCTGCCTAAAGACGAGTGATAAGAATGATCCCAATATCGTTAGAGAGGTATTTTACCATAGACAGTTCGATTTTCCTTATATTACAAAGCTTTATGAAGTGATAGTGACAGAATCAAAAGTGTGGATGGCATTAGAATATTGCCCAGGGAAGGAATTATATGACCACTTACTTTCTCTGCGTAGAATATCGTTATTGGAATGCGGAGAGTTGTTTGCACAAATTTCAGGTGCTGTTTACTATGCACACTCAATGCATTGTGTTCATAGAGATTTGAAGTTagagaatattttattagacaaaaatggaaatgCAAAATTGACGGATTTTGGTTTTACGAGAGAATGTATGACAAAGACGACATTAGAAACGGTTTGCGGTACCACAGTTTATATGGCACCTGAATTGATAGAAAGAAGGACTTATGATGGATTCAAGATTGATATATGGTCATTGGGAGTGATACTATACACATTAATTACGGGATATTTGCCatttgatgatgacgatgaggCTAAAACGAAATGGAAAATCGTCAATGAAGAACCGAAATACGATGCTAAAGTTATTCCGGACGATGCTAGGGATTTGATCTCACGATTATTGGCTAAAAATCCGGGAGAGCGCCCATCGTTGTCACAAGTTTTACGCCACCCTTTTTTACAGCCTTACGGTTCAGTGGTTTTAGATCAGActcagaaaattttgtgCAGACAGCGCAGTGGAGGGACTCAGTTTAAAAGTAAATTAGAAAGGCGATTGCTGAAGCGTCTTAAACAATCAGGGGTTGATACGCAAGCAATAAAACAatcaattttgaaaaaaaagtgcgATTCACTCTCGGGTCTATGGTTATTGTTGTTAGCCCAAGggaaaaagcaagaaaattgCAAATATCCAAAAAGAAGCAGGTCCGTTTTATCAGTcaaaaaagttattgaaaGTGCTACGCATAACGACACTAATGGCATTAGCGAAGATGTTTTGAAACCCTCACTTGAACTTTCTAGAGCTGCTTCATTGAGTAAAATGCTCAATAAAGGCTCAGATTTTGTAACATCGATGACTCCGGTTAGCAGAAAGAAGTCTAAAGATTCAGCAAAAGTTCTGAATCCTACTCTCTCTAAAATATCCTCACAAAGGGCTTATAGTCACTCTATTGCAGGTTCTCCTCGCAAGTCCAATAATTTCTTACAAAAAGTTTCtagttttttcaagtcaaaaaaaagctcTAACAGCAATAGCAACAATAGTATTCACACAAATGTTAGTGAAAGCTTGATTGCAAGCAATAGAGGAGCCCCATCTTCAGGGTCgtttctcaaaaaaaacagtGGTTCTATTCAGAAATCAAGAACTGACACTGTTGCAAATCCTTCAAGGACGGAGTCTATAGGATCGTTAAACGAAAATGTTGCCGGTGCCATTGTGCCACGGAGTGCTAATAATACTACAttagaaaataagaaaacttCTGGGAATGAAATAGGCTTAAAAGTAGCTCCAGAACTATTATTAAATGAACATATCCGAATAGAGGAACCTCGCCTCAAGCGCTTCAAATCGTCCATATCAAGTGAAATATCTCAAACTTCTACTGGTAATTATGATAGCGAATCTGCGGAAAATTCTAGGTCTATATCTTTTGATGGAAAAGTTTCCCCGCCACCGATACGAAATCGGCCATTGTCAGAGATATCGCAAATTTCTAATGACACTTATATATCAGAGTACTCCACTGATGGTAATAATTCgtcattcaaaatttcagaCACTATCAAGCCGAGCTATATACGAAAAGGCTCTGAAACTACCTCGCAGTATTCAGCTTCATCCGAAAAAATGACAAATGGCTACGGTAGAAAATTTGTCAGGAGGGATTTAAGCATTGTATCGACTGCGTCGAGCACCTCTGAAAGAAGTTCAAGAACAGATTCCTTTTACGATATCACTACAGCTACACCAGTTGTGACCACTGATAATAGGCGcaataaaaacaataatcTGAAAGAGTCTGTTTTGCCCAGATTTGGGACTCAAAGGCCATGGACTGGCAAAAGGACGTATACCACGTCCCGCCATGGCAAGAATGCTAGGCGTTCGTCTAAAAGAGGTCTGTTCAAAataacttcttcaaatacAGACTCTATTATTCAAGAAGTAAGCtcatcagaagaagaagatcatAATGTTATCTATAGCAAGGGAAAGGGTCTTCCAACACCAGTTTTGCAAACTAAAGGATTAATAGAAAATGGGTTGAACGAACGCGATGAAGAAGGAGATGACGAGTATGCAATTCACACTGACGGAGAATTTTCTATCAAACCGCAGTTTTCCGATGACGTTATCGACAAACAGAATCATTTGCCCAGCGTGAAGGCTGTGGCAACTAAACGTTCGTTGAGCGAAGGAAGTAATTGGTCTAGTAGCTATTTGGATTCGGACAATAATCGGCGAAGGGTATCTTCATTGCTAGTAGAGGATGGGGGGAATCCTACAGCGTAG